The Candidatus Caldatribacterium sp. genome includes a window with the following:
- the rpiB gene encoding ribose 5-phosphate isomerase B, protein MRILIGCDHAGFRLKEDLKAYIASLGHEVEDYGVYEDTPSDYPDIAFRVAEDVARGRGDRGILICGTGVGMSIAANKVRGVRAALCHDVFSARASREHNNANVLTMGERVIGVGLAREIVKVWLESDFQGDRHARRVAKICAYEEREDSARVG, encoded by the coding sequence ATGCGTATTCTCATCGGATGTGATCATGCGGGTTTCAGGCTCAAGGAGGACCTGAAAGCCTACATCGCCTCCCTGGGCCATGAGGTTGAGGACTACGGGGTGTACGAGGACACGCCTTCTGACTACCCCGACATCGCCTTTCGGGTTGCCGAGGATGTTGCCCGGGGTAGGGGAGACCGGGGCATTCTCATCTGTGGGACAGGAGTGGGCATGTCCATTGCGGCGAACAAGGTTCGGGGTGTTCGGGCAGCTCTGTGCCATGATGTTTTCTCGGCTCGAGCTTCCCGGGAGCACAATAACGCGAATGTCCTCACCATGGGGGAGCGGGTTATCGGGGTGGGGCTTGCCCGGGAGATTGTGAAGGTGTGGCTTGAGAGTGATTTCCAGGGGGATCGTCATGCCCGAAGAGTGGCCAAAATCTGCGCTTATGAAGAGCGAGAGGACTCGGCCCGGGTGGGATGA